The uncultured Desulfobulbus sp. genome window below encodes:
- a CDS encoding IS66 family transposase produces MGTVNKIRVREEVDLLKQEFEQLCSTGKVSSEIRVLVNSLLVVVELILSIFLEKTTRKGNKNSSIPSSQTEKDETATKHCTATGRGKQVNGRVGNTRVKESVTTAQVEVCDICGMVLDSVACQGHERRTKIDIVFEKVVEHIDAEIKQCPNCEATVKGRFPDDMPGKLQYGNGLKAFAIHLVISQMVALNRVQKQIAAMIGSVISEASLLKFVLRLHQSLEAWESRAIDRLLQAPSLHVDETSFRVEGKNHWIHVYSSGETTLKVLHRKRGKEAIEGLNIIPRYGGVIIHDCWASYLSYDHCGHGLCGSHLLRELTFVVDSNQYRWARNLKAVLQQTCRTVAQRPEKCLTEREYANLQKRYRNILTRGSKELPKIPPKTQGKRGRIAKSDAHNLWERLQKHEAAVLLFAKEPHVPFTNNRAERDLRMAKVKQKISGCFRRKQYAQAYCRISSYLQTMASQGINPLVAIQLALAGTLPDAEE; encoded by the coding sequence ATGGGAACAGTAAACAAAATAAGGGTACGCGAAGAAGTCGATCTCCTCAAACAGGAATTTGAACAGCTTTGTTCCACCGGCAAAGTTTCCTCTGAGATACGGGTCCTGGTCAACAGCCTGCTGGTTGTTGTCGAGTTGATACTCTCTATCTTTCTTGAGAAGACAACGCGCAAGGGAAACAAAAACTCGAGCATTCCTTCTTCGCAAACCGAGAAAGACGAAACCGCTACCAAGCACTGCACCGCTACCGGCAGGGGGAAACAAGTCAATGGGCGGGTTGGTAATACACGCGTCAAAGAATCGGTCACCACTGCTCAGGTCGAGGTGTGTGATATCTGCGGAATGGTGCTGGATAGCGTTGCATGCCAGGGGCATGAACGTCGGACAAAAATCGACATCGTTTTTGAAAAAGTTGTCGAGCACATTGACGCAGAAATAAAGCAATGCCCCAATTGTGAAGCAACAGTCAAGGGGCGTTTTCCTGACGATATGCCGGGTAAGCTGCAGTACGGCAATGGGCTTAAAGCGTTTGCCATTCATTTGGTTATCAGCCAGATGGTCGCTTTAAACCGGGTTCAAAAACAGATAGCAGCCATGATCGGTAGCGTAATCTCCGAGGCCAGCCTGCTCAAATTTGTTTTGCGCTTGCACCAATCACTCGAAGCATGGGAATCCAGAGCTATTGATAGGCTACTGCAGGCTCCATCCCTGCATGTGGATGAAACCTCGTTTCGGGTTGAAGGGAAGAATCACTGGATTCACGTCTATTCTTCCGGCGAAACAACCCTGAAAGTACTGCATCGAAAGCGGGGCAAGGAGGCAATCGAAGGATTGAATATCATCCCTCGGTATGGCGGGGTGATCATCCATGATTGCTGGGCATCATATTTATCCTACGACCATTGCGGTCACGGACTTTGCGGCTCGCACCTTTTGCGAGAGTTGACGTTTGTCGTTGACTCTAACCAATACCGGTGGGCCCGCAATCTAAAAGCTGTGCTCCAGCAAACGTGTCGTACGGTGGCTCAACGTCCGGAAAAATGTCTTACCGAACGGGAGTATGCCAACCTGCAGAAGCGCTACCGTAATATCCTTACGCGTGGCAGCAAGGAGTTGCCCAAGATCCCTCCAAAAACCCAAGGGAAGCGCGGCAGGATAGCCAAATCCGATGCGCACAATCTTTGGGAGCGATTACAAAAGCATGAGGCGGCAGTTTTGCTTTTTGCCAAAGAACCACATGTACCGTTCACCAACAACAGAGCGGAAAGGGATCTTCGCATGGCTAAGGTAAAACAGAAAATATCCGGTTGTTTTCGACGTAAACAATATGCCCAGGCTTACTGCAGGATTTCAAGTTACCTGCAGACCATGGCAAGCCAGGGGATCAATCCTCTTGTCGCTATCCAGTTGGCACTGGCAGGAACTCTGCCTGATGCCGAAGAATAG
- a CDS encoding tyrosine-type recombinase/integrase: MNVQPFKDLDDIARLRKHLSDHPRNYALFVIGINCGLRFSDLIRLKVSDVKNRAVGDHFTIQEQKTGKRRAVVINTTMHDAIEKLLAANPTYHADEPIFQGTNRGKALTYQSGYALIKQWAEWLGLQGNFGTHTLRKTFVYGQRKHGGAPLEILQKALNHRNMRETLRYACIDDTEVLELPMKYEL; encoded by the coding sequence ATGAATGTTCAGCCGTTCAAAGATCTAGACGACATCGCACGACTTCGAAAACACCTTTCGGACCATCCGAGAAATTATGCGCTCTTTGTCATCGGCATCAACTGCGGCCTTCGCTTCAGCGACCTCATTCGCTTAAAAGTAAGCGATGTCAAAAATCGCGCCGTCGGCGACCACTTCACAATTCAAGAACAAAAAACAGGAAAACGACGAGCTGTCGTCATCAACACAACGATGCACGACGCAATTGAAAAACTGCTTGCAGCCAACCCGACCTATCACGCCGACGAACCAATTTTTCAAGGAACCAACCGCGGTAAAGCACTCACATACCAAAGCGGTTACGCGCTCATCAAACAATGGGCTGAATGGCTCGGACTACAAGGAAACTTCGGCACACACACATTGCGCAAGACATTCGTCTACGGCCAACGAAAACACGGCGGCGCACCACTCGAAATTCTCCAAAAAGCACTCAACCACCGCAATATGCGCGAAACACTCCGATACGCCTGTATCGACGACACCGAAGTACTCGAACTCCCCATGAAATACGAACTCTGA
- a CDS encoding competence protein CoiA family protein has product MLVAENVDGVRRPAFEAEKSERPFTCPICRKTVVLKKGSIREHHYAHEPDSNCEYGKGESQLHYKVKRALYLALTEHPNCQKCELERVLKGVRPDVSLVINNAYVAIEVQKSNISIEDVDRRIRAYSKLGIHSIWILPISSPKMMMHADDDVYRSKNWERHLHQLHKNRLYYWHSDALVMPYHYGAFYTYKAPKEWYDEYGNVQYGGDTWEEKKALKKPIRFPGKPLHLAEDFVPVVLASNAKLFLDRNQAWWSSYYDTWDAIMHDRLFDAEALKAPK; this is encoded by the coding sequence ATGTTAGTTGCTGAAAACGTTGATGGCGTTCGTCGACCAGCTTTTGAGGCGGAAAAGAGTGAGCGTCCTTTTACGTGTCCGATTTGCAGGAAGACTGTTGTCTTGAAAAAAGGGAGTATTCGAGAGCATCATTATGCGCATGAACCTGACTCCAATTGTGAATATGGCAAAGGCGAATCGCAGCTTCATTACAAAGTGAAGCGAGCGCTTTATCTTGCGCTGACGGAGCATCCGAATTGTCAAAAATGTGAGCTAGAGCGTGTTTTGAAAGGTGTGCGTCCAGATGTTAGCCTTGTGATTAACAATGCGTATGTCGCGATTGAGGTTCAGAAAAGTAATATTTCAATTGAGGATGTTGATCGGAGGATACGTGCGTATTCAAAATTGGGTATTCATTCGATATGGATTCTGCCAATCTCGTCTCCTAAAATGATGATGCATGCAGATGATGACGTTTATCGTTCGAAGAATTGGGAACGTCATTTACATCAGCTGCATAAAAATCGGTTGTATTATTGGCATTCGGATGCGTTGGTGATGCCGTATCATTACGGCGCATTTTACACGTACAAAGCACCAAAAGAGTGGTATGACGAGTATGGAAATGTGCAGTACGGTGGTGATACTTGGGAAGAAAAAAAGGCGCTGAAAAAGCCGATTCGTTTTCCTGGAAAGCCACTGCATTTGGCTGAAGATTTTGTACCGGTCGTGCTTGCATCAAATGCAAAGCTTTTTCTTGATCGAAATCAAGCATGGTGGTCGTCGTACTACGACACTTGGGATGCAATTATGCATGACCGATTATTTGATGCGGAAGCTCTAAAAGCTCCTAAATAG
- a CDS encoding DUF927 domain-containing protein translates to MSIDTIKPPNVTSTFQEQADKIIADFNGKPAGDGYLIQCPCDDHEDQNPSCKLTVTETGVVVHCYRCDATGEHRAYQALVAKRYLPPKYTPMWQQLWNGARSPKLFANIYFESRGLDFREVPSLRESSNLKIHDLDQEFDGLLWSIDDATNTQRGIHRFFLNDEYDGYAEIENPKRILGDSKGCHICIHNGSSETLHIAEGPINAHSVHQKLPASCANDTVWSAIRVSNFAELQVPEHFKIVHLWADRDLDGIGERCARRLAVRLLGDGRTVFLHLPRPQGRAVDFNDVLDEIADAYANDGIFALTPWERDGAFIPEPYILREDGVYRKVRKSKKDETEEYEHQICRLPVYVLRCERDVHTKFERVTIKWLLRESGTYSELTVARGAIMTTGKLVEEVICKTSIEVRQKDFQEFCNYLQDCAYRIREAFQQTASTTCWIQHNDKYAFVPYDDTIKLIEPGGPLTAISQAYTQKGDFDTWYKAILEPMRVCPSFLTAFAFAYVSPLLPHLVGVPPFVVNIASQSGTGKTRSSHMILSSFYQSIPEGTAPLVCQMNSASLPGIMQLLNFNQDLPLCFDDAQSESDEKVTKLVYTVGNAASATKCNPDGTLRETTKVRSVVFITSEVDLATKFSYDGGNARIVTIADPPFEGFTDTEQLKDVLKNVPLVLESNFGHLGRMYVQKIADILNNGQLAELRESFEKGRQALLQRANGGERMLIDRQWPYYAAALTACSIFYKHQLLPKDFVDAIGNAIFDHWQKALIMKSAALLPERALQELRDYVTAHREQFVTNGISHEHHGEFQKSGNLAILFRSLTKILGDGYDTQNIVSQWKSRGWLIQPPSMTKRTSLGLAIINGQKVSCVVIKKEIFEQPITDLVQE, encoded by the coding sequence ATGTCAATAGATACCATAAAGCCACCAAATGTTACATCAACTTTTCAAGAACAAGCCGACAAAATCATCGCTGATTTCAACGGCAAACCAGCCGGAGACGGCTACCTCATTCAATGTCCATGTGATGATCACGAAGACCAGAATCCGTCATGTAAACTGACGGTTACGGAAACCGGCGTCGTCGTCCACTGCTATCGCTGCGACGCAACCGGCGAGCATCGAGCATATCAAGCACTTGTCGCCAAAAGATATTTGCCGCCAAAGTATACGCCAATGTGGCAGCAGCTGTGGAATGGCGCACGCTCACCGAAGCTGTTCGCTAACATTTATTTCGAATCCAGAGGGCTTGACTTTCGTGAGGTTCCCTCCCTCCGCGAATCCAGCAATCTCAAAATTCATGATCTTGACCAAGAATTCGACGGCCTACTTTGGAGCATCGACGATGCCACCAACACACAGCGCGGAATTCATCGATTCTTTCTCAATGACGAGTACGACGGCTATGCGGAAATAGAGAATCCGAAAAGAATCCTCGGCGACTCAAAAGGATGTCATATTTGCATCCACAACGGCTCATCTGAGACACTCCATATCGCTGAAGGACCGATTAACGCCCACTCGGTTCATCAAAAACTTCCAGCAAGTTGCGCGAATGACACCGTCTGGTCCGCCATCCGAGTTTCAAACTTCGCGGAACTCCAAGTCCCAGAACACTTCAAAATCGTCCACCTCTGGGCGGATCGAGATCTTGACGGCATCGGCGAACGCTGCGCAAGGAGACTTGCCGTACGGCTTCTCGGAGACGGACGCACCGTCTTCTTGCACTTGCCAAGACCTCAAGGCCGAGCCGTTGACTTCAATGACGTACTCGATGAGATTGCCGATGCGTATGCCAATGATGGCATCTTCGCGCTCACCCCTTGGGAACGCGACGGAGCCTTCATACCAGAGCCATACATCTTACGAGAGGACGGCGTTTATAGGAAAGTAAGGAAATCAAAGAAAGACGAAACCGAAGAGTACGAGCACCAAATTTGTCGGTTGCCGGTGTACGTCTTGCGATGCGAACGCGATGTTCATACGAAGTTCGAAAGAGTTACCATCAAATGGCTTCTTCGTGAGTCTGGAACCTACAGCGAACTTACGGTCGCACGAGGCGCAATCATGACGACCGGCAAGCTTGTCGAAGAAGTCATCTGTAAGACCTCAATTGAAGTCCGCCAAAAAGACTTTCAAGAATTTTGCAACTACCTCCAAGATTGCGCTTACCGAATTCGTGAAGCCTTCCAACAAACGGCCTCAACAACATGCTGGATTCAACACAACGACAAATACGCATTCGTGCCGTATGACGACACTATCAAGCTGATCGAACCGGGTGGTCCACTCACGGCAATCTCTCAAGCGTACACGCAAAAAGGCGACTTCGACACTTGGTACAAAGCAATCCTCGAACCAATGCGTGTTTGTCCGAGCTTTCTAACGGCTTTCGCGTTCGCATATGTCTCGCCGCTTCTTCCGCATCTTGTCGGTGTCCCTCCATTTGTCGTCAACATTGCCTCACAATCTGGAACCGGCAAAACGCGATCATCGCATATGATTTTGTCCTCGTTCTATCAGTCCATTCCAGAAGGTACGGCACCACTTGTCTGTCAAATGAACTCGGCAAGCCTTCCCGGTATTATGCAACTTCTCAACTTCAACCAAGACTTGCCACTCTGCTTCGACGACGCCCAAAGCGAATCTGACGAAAAAGTGACCAAACTCGTCTATACCGTCGGCAATGCCGCCTCCGCAACCAAATGCAACCCAGACGGCACACTTCGCGAAACAACCAAAGTCCGCTCCGTCGTGTTCATCACGTCCGAAGTCGACCTCGCAACAAAGTTCAGCTACGACGGCGGCAACGCACGAATTGTCACCATTGCCGACCCCCCATTCGAAGGCTTCACCGATACCGAGCAACTGAAAGACGTGCTCAAAAATGTGCCATTGGTACTTGAATCGAACTTCGGACATTTGGGCCGCATGTACGTCCAAAAAATCGCCGACATTCTCAACAACGGCCAACTTGCCGAACTCCGAGAATCTTTTGAAAAAGGCCGACAAGCACTCCTTCAACGAGCAAACGGCGGAGAACGCATGCTCATCGACCGCCAATGGCCATACTACGCAGCGGCGCTCACGGCCTGCTCAATTTTCTACAAACATCAACTCTTGCCGAAAGACTTCGTTGACGCCATTGGAAACGCCATCTTCGACCACTGGCAAAAAGCGCTTATCATGAAAAGCGCCGCGCTCCTTCCAGAACGTGCGCTTCAAGAACTCCGAGACTATGTTACCGCACATCGCGAACAATTTGTAACCAACGGCATCTCACATGAACATCACGGCGAATTCCAAAAATCTGGAAACCTCGCAATCCTCTTTCGAAGCCTCACCAAAATACTCGGCGACGGCTATGATACACAAAACATTGTGTCACAATGGAAAAGCCGAGGCTGGCTCATTCAACCACCATCCATGACGAAACGCACATCACTTGGACTCGCCATCATCAACGGCCAAAAAGTCTCTTGCGTCGTCATCAAAAAAGAGATCTTCGAACAACCAATCACAGACCTCGTCCAGGAGTAG